The sequence tatattccagcTAAATAAACAACTCTCAACACAAGAAGCTATTTTCTGTCTCCTTTCAACAACTCATGTCGACTTCTCTATGATATTCTTTCATAGCTGCCATTATCGGTTGCTGGATGACTTGGCATTCAGATTTCTGCAAGTAGGAAGTTCTTGTACATTGGCCTCAACAGAGATTATAATCTCACTGGCGCAGCATCTGCTGCAGCTGAAGCACTTGGTTCCTTTGTTCCGGTGGCAGGAGATTAATTTGTTCTTGGGTGAGACTCATGACCTGCTGAAGCAGTGCTTTCTCCATCTCAGTAGTCATCTACAtcacaatttaaaaaatatatgaaacaaTGAATCGAAAATTCTATCAACAAAAGTTCGCTTTGACATTAAGAATTCAAGATAAATTACCGGGGCAGCCCGGGAGGGTTGGTTGCTGGGGCCCATCAGACCTGGAGCTGAAGACGGTGGACCAGGAAGCTGTGTTATAGTTGGAGCCTCTGGTGGACCAGACATCCAAGATGATCCTCTGTCCGCTTGCATCAGGTTTCCAACTTGATTGTTGAATTCTGTCCCAAAATGTTGACCACCTGCCTGGAGAAAACAAGCACCTAGTAGTGTTAAATAGCTTTTCAGGTAGTTCTATTACAGTGCTCATGTCATGAATTTTGCTGTCAGCAAGAATAAATAAGAGGTTTACCATGAAGAGTATCTATGCATCAATTGGAATGAAGTTCAATATGACATTATTTCTAACAAATGACGGCCTGTATTCGTAAATCGCATACTTTTCATATGAGAAGAAAAGGTAAAATTTTACAAGCACCACTAACAAGAGAAAATCTCCTAACGCAAATGCCATAATTGGATCTACTACAGGCAGAAAGTATGAACCAATACATGCAGCAAAACCTTCCCCAAAAACTCTGATTTAGACACACTTCAAATTGGAGTTTCAGAGCAGCCAAGGGGAGAGTAATGTACCTAGTAAAGCCTAGTGAGGTATTTAACTCAAATATTCATGAAAGTCAATCGATCCTGTTAGATTATAAAGTAACCGATACTCACCCAGCTGCAATTCATTTTAAAAACTAAAGACATGCTAACCTGATATAGTGATTGAGGAGGAGCCTGACTTGGAAGAGGTGGCTGCCCCTGTAGAAAAGAAGGCCCTGTGTTTGCAGGAGGTTTTGTACCTGCCTGACCatattgaaaatgaaataaaaattttatatgcTCATTCAGACTAAAGAAAAGTAATTCAAAATTATTATATGATACATGTAAAAAATGACCAACTGCTAATGTATGCAACTTACATGATACATGGGTTGGGAGAGATGCTGAGGAGCACTGGGAGGCTGGAAACCAACATTGGGCCCCATTTGTGGAGCATATTGATGATGGAAGCTTGGCATTGAAGGCAGCCTAGGCTGTGGTGGCATCGGTGGCTGCAATGGCATATGAGGAGTTCCAGTTGTCTGCAATGGCTGCTGCAACTGGCTGGAGGCAGCAGACTTTTGAGTTTGCTGAAGTGAAGGTGGTTGGGGAGCGGAATGAAGAGGAACTTGAGGAAAGTTCTGATGTTGAGATGGCTGTTGTAGAGACATTGAAGAACCTTGGGGATTCAAATGTCCCATGGACTGCTGTGGTGGCTGGAGAGGATGCAAAGTTGCAGGCTGAGACTGATGGCTAGCTGCAGGAACAGAAGCAGAGACTGGCATTGCAGGCTGGTTCTGTTGTTGCTTTGTCATAGGCGTTTGGGTTTGAGGAGCACCAGTTTGGTTTTGTATACCCAATTGACTTGGCAATGAGCGTGCAGCCTGAATCTTTGGTTGCTGAGTTGGCTGTGCTGATTGCTGAGTTGGGGCTGCTGATTGCTGTGTTGGCTGTGACACTGGTGGCTGAATGTTTGGAATCTAAATATAAAATAGGGTAAAACTTAGGCTACCCACAGGAAATACtaatcaaaatataaaatgttAATTTCACGATGATCAAAAGCATACCGCTTGAGGAGGCTGAACCATCCCAAGCATAATTTGAGCctgaaaacaaaaggaatgtTTTGTAAATAGCCAAGAAGTAATTCACAATTGATAGCCATACATTACAATGCCTAAACGAAGATGTATTTCTAGGCATTATTTGTGTTATTATAGCATTAAACATTATTGAATACCCATCTTGCATCAAGCTGCATGTAATCATGCCTTCCTGATATCCATAAGTTGCAATCTAAACAACAAGCACAATTTTTCCAGATACAACAAGCACAACTTTTCCAGATAGTTGCCCTTGATTTAAATCATTTCAAGAGATATGAATGTCCCATAACCAAATCTAGAAACAAAATTTTACATCTTAAGCTTTACAAAGCTAGAAGAAAATGAATTCCAATTAGCTGCAACACTGGAAACTTAATAGTATTTTTTAACTACAACTATATTCCGTCCCGACATCTACCATCAATCATCAGTATAGCAATGAAAATAGAACTTGAAAAAAGTGAATTAAATCCATAATGCCATACCGCTAGCCAAGGACATCATGGCCACAAGGTAAATACATAGAAAAAAAAGGCAATGCAATTATGCAACTCAAAATAATAGAAAACAAGCCAAAGGggtgcaattttttttaaaaacaaataaaagcgTCATGTGACAACTAATGGAACAAGATGGCTGTTACTTGTATTAGTTCTTTTTTTCTAGGTTTAGATTAGTTGCTAGGATTCCAGGATAAGGAACTTATAAACAGTCCTTGTTACTACAGTAGCTGCATGTTATAAAGAACCAGGTTTTGGCTATTCGAAAAACTGCATGTTTCAGTTCTTGGTCCTTTTGAAGCCAAGATTTGATCTTTTACGGTTTCTACTTCAATTTGTGAGATTCTCCTCTTTTTTACTGCAGCATTCTTTAATTGGTGGCAATTATTCTCCAAGAATCaaaaagaggaaacaaaaacaaacagcGAACCCTAGTTACAACAAATCGCCTTACACAATACAATTCTAGAATATATGCAACAGGTGATTAAAGataaaaacccacaaaaataaGCCTCCTTAAGTGAAGAAATTAATgattaaaacaaaattcaaaaagaagCACCTGGAAAAGCGCTTTGGTCAAGAGAGGGTTTTGAATGAGGATCTGCCTCGCTTGTTGCTGATTCTGTTCTATTAATGTCTGCATATAAAGCAATAACATACAAGACAGAAAAATTCCACTCATAAGTTTTCCAACGATTCAAAGTTCGTATTCGGAGAAAGGGAATTTTTTTGAGAAGGCAGGCAAAAGGGAACAGCAATTATGATTAAAAAAGACGAAGTTTACAAAAACGACTGTACCTTCATCTGAGACATAATGTCGTAGAGCTGGTTCTTCGTCATTCCGGCAAGGTTCGCCGTTAAACCGTCGCCGACGGGGACCTGTTTTTCCGCCATTCTCAGTCAAGAAGGAGCGTGAAAGAGGAATTTTTGTTCGCAGAAGGTTTTATCGTTTGTAATGACGATGCTCGAATGAGGCCCCGGATATATAATTGTCAAGGCCTACTAACTATTTGGGTTGGCAAGGAAAGCCTTTTGGGCTTGAAATTGGGCCTTCTTTGGTTTGAAATCCCATATAAGGGCCCATGTAGTTGTGATTCTAGAAGCAAAAACTATCATAGAGAAGTggtagtgtgttttttttttttatttaccaaAATCGataccatacaaatttatcctttGGATATTCAATATGGGTATAAACTAAGTCCACAGACACATAAGTTTTACCCCATGAAGACatgataaattgagtcaaaactcaATTCGTTGTCACATGGACAGTACTCACAGTAGGAATCGAATTCAAAACTTTTCAAGCTCATATGACGTTCCGGAGAAACTAACCACTAAGCTATTACCAAATGGTCGAAAAGTAGTTGCTCAAGAGCTAGTAGAATGAAATCCATGTTAGGATTGAAATTCATGTAAGCTTTGAAgacaaaatgaagaaagaaaaaaagaagatccaACAGAAAATGCTCACCAAAGCTATATGCAGTCGTGTGGGTTGGTGACCATTTTAACCACTCTTGAGTACTAACCTGTAAGCAGTCATGAGATCATCATCTAGATTAATCAAGTGTCAATAATCAAAAAATTCCATATTTAACCAATAATAGATAATTGCATATTTAATCAATCATAATTAACAAATTAATCCATAGCAAAACTTGTAAACTATAATTAGTCTTCATTTCTTATATTATccacatatataataattaacatAATCTTAAACGGCTAAGCAAAttattacaaataaaaaatttctaaaataattttctaagtgATGCGACACGTGTCGATAATATATTGATGGGTAATAGTGTGAAAGAAAGTTCCATTGGGGGGATTAGGGTTTGGTGGGTAGAAATGGGTGAAGGTGGTTGGACAGGAACATAGATTAAACAATATATCCCCTAAATATCATGGTGTGTAACCAAGACTCAACCTTCCCCTCACAAACCATCAATTTCAAGCTAATTATTTAACTACCCTTACTAAAATAGTCAATAAAAACAGGTGCTCATTGGGTTTTTTTAGTAAAAATCACAAAACCCTAGGGGCATTTTTGTAATTTCACCCATGTGAGAAAATGTAGGATTTTAATTTCCATGAACATCTTTGTCAAAGTGTTAGCTGTAATTATCAagatatatagaaaaaaaaacatggggaaaaaaaaaacaaagacttGTAGGAAGGAACCTATAGCCATGGCAGCTTCTTGTTGAAGGATTATGTGTATGTTTATAGAAACTCAAAGTACATGACTCCATATATACCTCTTCATGGGTGATGTGATAAGGCTCTTACTTCCATAATTCATTAATCACACCATCCTTACTAGCTACTTGTTTTGCTTCTTAATCTTCTTCTCGGAATCCTtgaaaatggaggaaaaccTTCCTCCTGGATTCAGATTTCATCCAACAGATGAAGAGCTGATTTCATGTTATCTTACTCCCAAGGTTTCCAATATCAAATTTACATCAAAAGCTATTGTTGATGTTGATCTCAACAAGTGTGAGCCTTGGGACCTCCCAggtacaaatatatacatatacatatatacatatatatacatatatatatatatatatttatcttattctttgtttgatttcaatAGTCATTTCTATTCAAATCTTTGAGTACTCTAGATCTTTGTCTTGCAAACTAGGATTTGTTTCTTAATTAAGTATATAGAGTTTTAGCAAGATGAAAAGAGATTCatggctgaaaaaaaaaacatttcaccCCAAGAAACTTTTTTGCATAATTTCTCTAACTTGAGAGATCATCTATGGTGCAGGGAAAGCATCAATGGGGGAGAAAGAATGGTATTTCTTTAACTTGAGAGATCGAAAGTATCCGACGGGACTTCGCACGAATCGAGCCACAGAAGCAGGGTATTGGAAAACAACAGGGAAAGACAAGGAGATATATAGAGCTGGAGTTCTTGTGGGAATGAAGAAAACCCTAGTTTTCTACAAGGGTAGAGCTCCCAAGGGTGAAAAGAGTAATTGGGTTATGCATGAATACAGGCTAGATAACAAGCATCCTaaggtacatatatatatacaaaatatacaATAGTTCTCTAGTGCGGACGTCCATAACTTTATAAGTTACGGACTCCGTTGTTTTTTCAGAACTCTCAAAACTACGAACATCCGCACTTTACATGTTAAAGTCGATCATaacaaaaaagtttgaaaacaaataaatcgAATAATTAACATTAATCAATGATGGATTCGAAACCTAATGAGATGTAGGATTTTGCGCTAACAGTAGTTTTATGTACGGTAGTTGTTTAACCTAATTACAATGAGAGACTACTGTTTTATTGCATTTTTTGTGCTCAATCTACATATATACTACTTGCTTTATATTTTGTTGTTAATTTACACTAATAATTTGTGATTTGGGCTTAATTTGTTAATGTGACATAGGAGGAATGGGTAGTTTGTAGGGTTTTCCAAAAGAGTGCAGCTGTGAAGAAACCACAGCAAGAAACTACATCCTCTCAGTCACCATCTCCTGCATCTCCATATGACACAAACTCCATAGTCAATGAGTTTGGAGATTCTGATCAGTTACTTCCAAACTCCTCAAGGAATAATAATTTGACTAACATTTCTTACAACCCTAGTGGAATTATTACCAATAATAGCTTGAACATGAACATGAACATGAGCATGGATTTGTGGGGCAATGTAGCAAGAGAAGCAGCAGCAGTAGCAGCAACTACCCTTCCATCTCTTTCATGGCCTCCTCCTCATAGCTTGCTAAGCTCGAACTTGTCGATGAATTCGTTGCTTTTGAAAGCAATGCAGCTCAGGACTAGTAGTAATTATCAAGCTAGCAATGCAGCTGGTAGTAGTGATTACTCATTTATGCAGCAAGGGATGTCTCAATTTGGGAATACTAGTGATGCTTTGACTACTTCAAATTTCCaagcttcttcttcatcttcaaaggCTTTAGAGTTGCCACaagaacagcagcagcagcagcaggagcAACCATTCAACTTGGACTCCATTTGGTGAAAGCTATAACTAGAGTTTGAATTAAACTAACTTGAGTTAAATATCTATGCATATtatgataattaataataataataataataataatgttgtaGCATTATATAGTTCAGTTAGTTTTTCTAGCTAGAGCTACTAGTGTTTAGTAAGCTGTTATGTTAAATGTCTTAGAAGGGGAAATTCCCAGTCCTTCATTTGGTGTATTAATTTAAGACCCACACAACAAATATTGTTCTCTTTGGTACAATATATGACCCGACTTCTCAACGGGTACTCAACATGCATGTGGCCTCAAAGTTTTGTTGGCACTTTGGCACACGTGTTTATTGTGTTTAGAGGTGATTGGACTTTGCTTATATACTACTCgattgggttatgtcaatccgatatgGGATTACAAGTCTTGACAATGGGAGCTTATGTCTCTCTTTGTGTTTGTATTAATTGCCATAAAATGTATATTTCAAACAATAACCAAAATTGAAGATTTAAGTATTCCATAGTGAAGAATGATAATGTACAGTCCATATATATCTAGATGATGATCATTTTTGTATGTAATTTGGTATACAAGCATgcaatttctttttatttgaggggattaaattatgaagattaATTTATATTCTTTATAGCAATtggttttaattaatatataataggccacttaattttatttttttttgaaataccattgagaaatatttttctcattagaatcgaacCTTGAACACATATATCTAACTCGATCGATTGTCAACTGAGTCATCTCTCTCGTTGGTAATAGGCGACTTAATTAATAAGAGGAACAAGGACATTTATTTCCTCAACAAATAGGTTGGCCATTGGGCTGCGAAACACATCTGGGCCGACTTCACTGCTGTGAGCTTTGTTTGATGGCCATGCCTTTATATGTTGGGCCTAATTCCACATATGAGGAAGATGCGGGCCCATAAGCCATGTATTGTGGTCAAGCCCAAGAGACGGACACAGGAGAACCATGGAGAACACCGTAAACACATTTGCAGTTTGGGCATTTCCGAAGTATTTGTCTGTCATTTGTATGAGATGAGCTGAACCTAGGGTTCTCCACAAAGGTTATCggcctttttcttcttcttctcaatcttttgacataaatttaaccaacTGAtcggttgattttttttttagttatcaaTCGATTTTTCGAtcgttttttttaaagaaatatataattttttttgaaaaataacctaCCGATT is a genomic window of Tripterygium wilfordii isolate XIE 37 chromosome 16, ASM1340144v1, whole genome shotgun sequence containing:
- the LOC119981011 gene encoding cleavage stimulating factor 64 — translated: MAEKQVPVGDGLTANLAGMTKNQLYDIMSQMKTLIEQNQQQARQILIQNPLLTKALFQAQIMLGMVQPPQAIPNIQPPVSQPTQQSAAPTQQSAQPTQQPKIQAARSLPSQLGIQNQTGAPQTQTPMTKQQQNQPAMPVSASVPAASHQSQPATLHPLQPPQQSMGHLNPQGSSMSLQQPSQHQNFPQVPLHSAPQPPSLQQTQKSAASSQLQQPLQTTGTPHMPLQPPMPPQPRLPSMPSFHHQYAPQMGPNVGFQPPSAPQHLSQPMYHAGTKPPANTGPSFLQGQPPLPSQAPPQSLYQAGGQHFGTEFNNQVGNLMQADRGSSWMSGPPEAPTITQLPGPPSSAPGLMGPSNQPSRAAPMTTEMEKALLQQVMSLTQEQINLLPPEQRNQVLQLQQMLRQ
- the LOC119981012 gene encoding protein CUP-SHAPED COTYLEDON 1-like, producing the protein MEENLPPGFRFHPTDEELISCYLTPKVSNIKFTSKAIVDVDLNKCEPWDLPGKASMGEKEWYFFNLRDRKYPTGLRTNRATEAGYWKTTGKDKEIYRAGVLVGMKKTLVFYKGRAPKGEKSNWVMHEYRLDNKHPKEEWVVCRVFQKSAAVKKPQQETTSSQSPSPASPYDTNSIVNEFGDSDQLLPNSSRNNNLTNISYNPSGIITNNSLNMNMNMSMDLWGNVAREAAAVAATTLPSLSWPPPHSLLSSNLSMNSLLLKAMQLRTSSNYQASNAAGSSDYSFMQQGMSQFGNTSDALTTSNFQASSSSSKALELPQEQQQQQQEQPFNLDSIW